A single genomic interval of Alligator mississippiensis isolate rAllMis1 chromosome 15, rAllMis1, whole genome shotgun sequence harbors:
- the FIS1 gene encoding mitochondrial fission 1 protein, protein MESVLSEVVAVEDLLRFEKKFAAEQSQGSVSRGTQFEYAWCLVRSKYTDDIRKGTVLLEELMPKGSKEEQRDYIFYLAVANYRLKEYEKALKYIRGLLKTEPQNTQALELEKLINKAMQKDGLVGMAIVGGMALGVAGLAGLIGLAVSKSK, encoded by the exons CGGTTCGAGAAGAAGTtcgcagcagagcagagccagggctcAGTGTCGCGGGGGACGCAGTTCGAGTATGCCTGGTGCCTGGTGCGCAGCAAGTACACAGATGATATCCGCAAGGGGACTGTGCTGCTCGAGG AGCTGATGCCCAAAGGGAGCAAGGAGGAGCAGCGTGACTACATCTTCTACCTGGCTGTGGCCAACTACCGCCTGAAG GAGTATGAGAAGGCGCTGAAGTACATCCGGGGACTGCTGAAGACAGAGCCACAGAACACGCAGGCGCTGGAGCTGGAGAAGCTCATCAACAAGGCCATGCAGAAAG ATGGCCTGGTGGGCATGGCCATCGTGGGCGGCATGGCCCTGGGCGTTGCTGGCCTGGCTGGTCTCATTGGCTTGGCTGTCTCCAAGTCCAAGTAA
- the CLDN15 gene encoding claudin-15 — MAAAAAEAGGLLAGAVGWGLLGLTLPNSYWRVSTVDGSVITTSTLFENLWQSCATDSTGVYNCRDFPSLLALSGYLQACRALMIAALVLGFLGLAAGAVGLRCTRVAEGSPGFKARMAVAAGALLLLAGLCGMVALSWYAFNITRDFFDPLYPGTKYEIGPALYLGWSGALLAMVGGSCLLGSCRAAHGPQDKSYSYSYHHGAPAPATGASAASSMGRYGKNAYV; from the exons atggcggcggcggcggctgagGCGGGCGGGCTGCTGGCGGGCGccgtgggctgggggctgctcgGCCTCACGCTGCCCAACAGCTACTGGCGCGTGTCCACCGTGGACGGCAGCGTCATCACCACGTCCACGCTCTTCGAGAACCTGTGGCAGAGCTGCGCCACCGACTCCACGGGCGTGTACAACTGCCGCGACTTCCCCTCGCTGCTCGCGCTCTCCG gatACCTGCAGGCATGCCGGGCCCTGATGATTGCGGCGCTGGTGCTGGGCTTCTTGGGGCTGGCAGCCGGCGCCGTGGGACTGCGCTGCACACGTGTGGCTGAGGGCAGCCCTGGCTTCAAGGCCCGGATGGCAGTGGCTGccggagccctgctgctgctggctg GGCTGTGCGGCATGGTGGCACTGTCATGGTATGCCTTCAACATCACACGGGACTTCTTCGACCCGCTCTACCCTGGCACAAA GTATGAAATCGGGCCAGCGCTGTatctgggctggagtggggccctGCTGGCAATGGTGGGGGGTAGctgcctgctgggctcctgccggGCTGCCCATGGCCCCCAGgacaagag ctacagctacagctacCATCATGGTGCCCCTGCACCTGCAAcaggtgcttctgctgccagcagcatggggCGATACGGCAAGAACGCCTACGTCTga